The Metamycoplasma canadense genomic interval TAAAGAGTTAAAAATTAATGACACTATTGTTGCTGTAGAAAAATATAATGTTTTTACTTCAAATGAACATTTTGGAAAAGTTATTGATATTTTTGGAAATGTTGTTTTACCTGAAAAAATTAATATTAAGCAGAATGCACATGATCCAGAAAGCGCAATGTTTAAATTAGCTCATAAATTAATGAGTGTAAAAACTTTAAATGAACAACTTTATACTGGTTTTACATCAATTGATTTGTTAATTCCAATTGGTAAAGGACAACGTGAATTAATAATAGGTGATAGACAAACAGGTAAAACGCATATTGCAATTAATGTTATTTTAAATCAAGCAAAAACAAATACAAAATGTGTTTATGTTGCTATCGGACAAAAAAAAGAAAGTATTTCAAAAATATATAACATTTTAAAAGAACACAACGCATTAAAAAATACAATTATTGTTGATGCTCCAGCAACTAGTGCATATGAACAATATTTAGCGCCATATGTTGGTATGGCTCATGCGGAAAATATTTCATTGACTAACGATGTTATTGTTATTTTTGATGATTTAACTAAGCATGCAAATATTATCCGTGAAATAGCATTATTAACTGATAAACCAGTTGGAAAAGAAGCAATGCCTGGTGATATTTTCTTTGCTCACTCTCAACTCCTTGAAAGAGCAGGTTCATTCGTAGGAAGAAAAACAATAACATGTTTACCTATTTTACAAACAATTGATGGTGATATTACTTCTTTAATTTCATCTAATGTTATTTCAATAACTGACGGTCAAATTGTAACAAGCGCTGATTTATTTTCACAAGGTATTTTGCCGGCTATTAATATTAATTTATCAGTTTCAAGAACAGGATCATCAGTTCAAAATAGAATTATGTCAAAGGTAGCTTCTGAAGTTGGTAAAATTTTCAAACAATATAAAAGACATTTAAAATTAGCCGTTTTAGATTATGAACTTAACAAAGAAACAGCTGCTTTATTGTACAAGGGAAAAATGATTGATAAAATGTTTATTCAAAAAGGTTATTCATTATACTCAAATAAATTTGTTTTATTAATGTCAAAATTAATTTCATGAACTATTTTACGTGGTATTAAGGATGAACAAAAAGCATTAAAATTTATTGATATTTTAATCGAAACAAACGAAGAAGCTAAAAAAGCTTATAATACTATTCAAACAACAACAAACTATGATGATAATATTATGAAAAACTTTTTTGCATATGCACTAAAACAATATTCGGATTATTTAAATTTAGATTGAGATGTTGAATATGAACATGAATTCATTGAGTTTAGTGAAGATTATTTGGAACAAGTAGCTAAAAGATTAGGAGATAAATAATGGGAAAAATCATTAAATTATGATCTGATGTTGTTGAAATAAAATTTAACAAAAAAGATTTACCACTTGTTAATCAATTACTTACAACAAATAATGGAATGACATATTTATTAGTTAAAAGAATAATTGATGAAGAAACAATTAGAGCAATTATTATCTATTCATCAAAAGAAATTAACATTAACGATGAAATAGTGAATACTAAAAAGAGTTTTATGGTTCCTGTTGGAAGTGAATCAAAAAACAATATTTATTCATTTGAAGGTAAACCACTTTTAGAAGATCGCAAAACAAAACCTAAATATATCGAAATGAATTCAATTATTAATAACGAGAGATATTTAGATAATAAATTAGAAGTTATTGAAACAGGTATTAAAGCTATTGATTTTTTTATGCCAATTATTAAAGGTTATAAATTAGGAATTTTTGGTGGAGCTGGAGTTGGTAAAACGGTTTTAATGAAAGAAATTATATTTAATGTTAATAAGAAATCAACCAAGACATCAAATATTTTTATTGGTTCAGGTGAAAGATCAAGAGAAGCGATTGAATTATTTAACGAGCTTGAATCTTCAAATTTAATGAAAGATTCAGCTATGTATATATCAAAAATGAATGAATCACCTGGAGCTAGAATGTCGATTGTTCCAATCGGAATAACAGCTGCGGAATATTTAAGAGATTATGAAAAAGGTAATGTGTTATTGTTTATTGATAACATTTATCGTTTTGTTCAAGCCGAAAATGAAGTTTCTGCTTCATTAGGAAAAAAACCATCCGTTGGTGGATATCAATCGACTCTAGAATCTGACGTTGCAAATATTGAAAATAGACTATTTAAAAATAAAAATGGTTCTATTACATCGTTTCAAACGATTTTCCTACCTATGGATGATCTAAGTGATCCATCAGCTGTTGCTGTTTTTAATCACTTAGATGGTAATTTAGTTTTGTCACGTAATCAAACTGCAAAAAATATTTTTCCAGCTTTTGACCCATTAGCTAGTTCATCAAATTCAGTTGATGAAAAAATTATTGGTAAAAAACACTTTGATGCAATTTTAGAAACTAAAAGAATATTAAAGGCTTATAAAGATTTAGAAGATGTTATTATGATTTTAGGTTTTGATGAACTTGATGAACAAAGTAAAATTACTGTTAAGAAGGCTTTACAATTAGAAAACTTTTTTACTCAAAATTTCTTTATGACTGAACATTTTACAAAATCTCCTGGAGTTTATGTTTCTTTGGATGAAACAGTTGAATCAGTTCAAAGAATTTTAGATGGTAAGTACATTAAACAAACTCCTGAAATTTTTGCGTATGTTGGTTCAAATTTAAATATCCCAACAGATGAGGAATTAGGATTATAAAATGCCATTTGGCATTTTTTTATACAAGTAGCTTAAAATCCCTTAAATAAGGTAATAAATAAGGTAAAATATTATTACTTTAACATAGTAAATATAGTATTTATTTTTTAATGTAATGAAGAGGGATAATATGAAAGATAATTTTAATAAAAAAGAATATTTTGAATTAATGGACAAATGATTTAGAGCTGCTAATTATTTAAGTCTTGCTCAAATTTATTTAAGAAATAATCCATTATTGCATACAAAATTAACTAAAGATGATATTAAATTATATCCAATTGGACATTGAGGAACAATTCCGGGGCAAAACTTTATTTATGCTCATTTAAATAGAGTTATTAATAAATATGATTTAAATATGTTTTATATTGAAGGTCCTGGACACGGCGGTCAGGTTATGATTTCTAACTCATATTTAGATGGATCTTATTCTGAAATTTATCCTGAAATTACTCAAGATATTTCAGGGATTCAAAAAATGTGTAAAAGATTTTCATTCCCTGGAGGAACTGCTAGTCATGCTGCCCCTGAAACTCCAGGTTCAATCCATGAAGGCGGAGAATTAGGATATTCACTATCACATGCAACTGGAAATATTTTGGATAATCCAGATGTTATTGCTGCTGCTGTTGTTGGAGATGGTGAAGCGGAAACTGGTCCATTATGTGCTGGGTGATTTTCAAATTCATTTATTAATCCAGTAAATGATGGTGTTGTTTTACCTATTTTGCATTTAAACGGTGGAAAAATTTCAAATCCAACCTTACTTGCAAGAAAACCAAAATCTGAAATTAAGAAATATTTTGAGGGTATGGGCTGAAAGCCACACTTTTTTGAATGAAGTGAGGAAAAAAGTAATCTCGAAATTCATAAGGACATGGCAGAAATGATGGATTTAGCTATTGAAGAAATCCTTGCAATTAAAAAAGAAGCTAAATCTAAAGGTGCACAAAATGCAACTAGACCTCAATGACCTGTATTGATTGTTAAAACTCCAAAAGGTTGAACATGTCCAAAAGAGTGAGATGGTTTATCAATTCAAGGTTCATTTAGAGCACATCAGGTTCCACTTCCTGTTAGTGCCTTTAAAACAGAACACATTGCAGAATTAGAAAAATGATTAAAATCTTATAAACCTGAAGAATTATTTGATAAAAATGGAAAAGTTTTACCTGAAATTCAAAATTTAGCACCTAAAGGTGATAAAAGAATGGCTACAAATCCAATTACAAATGGAGGAATTAATCCTAAGGAACTTAATTTATCAAATTGAGAAAAATTTGCCTTAAATATTAATTATCCTGGTGAATTTAAAAGCCAAGATATGGTTGAGTTAGGCAAATATATGGCAGATACTATTTTAAAAAATCCAGATAATTTTAGAGTATTTGGTCCGGATGAAACTAAATCAAATCGTTTATTTGCTTTATTTGATGTAACTAAACGCCAATGATTAGAAGAAGTTTCTGGCGAATATGATGAGTGAATAGGTCCGGAAGGAAGAATTATTGATTCGCAATTAAGTGAGCACCAAGCACAAGGTTTTTTAGAGGGATATGTTTTAACAGGACGTCATGGTTTCTTTGCTTCATATGAGTCATTTTTAAGAGTTGTTGATTCAATGCTTACTCAACATATGAAATGATTAAAAAAATCACTTGAATTGCCTTGAAGAAAGGATTATCCATCATTAAACATTATTGCAACATCAAATGCTTTTCAACAAGATCATAATGGTTATACTCACCAAGATCCAGGATTATTAGGTCATTTAGCTGATAAGCGTCCAGAATTAATAAGAGAATATTTACCAGCAGATTCAAACACATTATTAGCAGTAATGGAGAAATCATTAAAAGAAAGAAATACTATTAATTTAATTGTAGCTTCAAAACAACCAAGAGAACAATTTTTCAATATTGAAGAAGCAAAAGAATTAGTTGAAAAAGGTTATAAAGAAATTGACTGAGCATCAAATGTAAAAAAAGGAGAAGAACCAGATATTGTTTTTGCTTCATCAGGGGTTGAACCAAATTTAGAAACTCTAGCAGCAATTTCTATTGTTAATAAGCATTTTCCTAATTTAAAAATTAAATATGTAAATGTTGTTGATTTATTAAAATTAAGAAGCCAAGACGTTGATCCTAGAGGATTAACGCATGAAGAATTTGATGCAGTATTTACAAAAGATAAATTAGTTGTGTTTGCATTTCACGGTTTTGAAGGATTAATAAGAGATATCTTCTTTACAAGAACAAACCATAATTTAGTAATTCACGGCTATAGAGAAAATGGTGATATTACAACTAGTTTTGACATTAGACAATTAAGCGAAATGGACAGATTCCATATTGCAAAAGATGCTATTGCAAAACTATATGGTTCAAAAGAATCATGATTTTTAGATTTAATGGATGCTAAAATTCAAGAACATAAAGATTACATTCATGAGTTTGGTTACGATATGCCAGAAGTTGTTGAATGAAAATGAAAAAACATTAATAAGTAAAAAATAAATATTTTGTGGTAAAATATTTGCTAGTTAATTAACTTATTTATATTTATACAAAAAAGGAGCATACTGTGAAAAAAGAAATTCACCCAAAATATGCTGAAATTAAAGCAACATGTTCTTCATGCAATTCAGAATTTATTTTTGGTTCAACTGCTGAAAAAGTAACCTTAGATGTTTGCTCTAATTGTCATGCATTTTACACTGGAAACCGTACAGACGTTAAAGCTCGTGGTCGTGTAGAAAGATTTAACAAGATATTAGAAAAATCAAAAAAATAAGTTCTATTTCACAAAAAATAAAAAAGACTAGAAAAAATGATTAATTCTAGTCTTTTTTTATTAATTACATACAATAATGGAATCCAATATTAAAACCTTGTTTATTATTTCCATCTTCTCATTTTGCTAAGAATCCATCTTTAGTTTTAATTTCACCCTTATCAGATGAAATACTTCTAATTAAACCAAAAGTAGATGTAACAAAAGTAGAAATTACTGGTATTGATGCTAGAATACTACTAAAAATTGTTGAAATTGCGAATCCGCCCGATATTTCGTCACACTCTTGTTTGCTTAGTTTTATCATTTTTCTCCCTTCACAATATTTTTATTACGTATTTTTTATTTTTAAATAAAAATAAGAAAAAATAAAGAATTTATTTTATTATAAAATTTTCTAATATAAATTATTTTTTAGATCAAAAAATAGAACTAATCATAAGATTAAATCTCAATTTTTTTTTAAAAAATCTCCCTTGCTTTAACAAAATTAAAAAAATAGAACATTTAAAAAAAGACACACAAATTTGGTGTCTTTTTTGTTTTTAGTTATTGATTATTATTTTGTTTTTTAGTTTTAAAATAATTTACTAAATTAATAATAGTAATAGAGACAACGGTTCCGACCCCACCTAAAACTAATCAAATATCGGCAAAATTGAATACTCCTTTATTAGCTCAGGGTAAATTAATAATATCTCTAACACCTAAAAACAAAAATCTATCAATCATATTCCCGAGTGAACCTGCGCTTACCATTGCTAAAAAACAAACTATTATAATTGATTTTTTTTCTTTAATAAACGTTGTTGCTCATAATGAAGCAAAAATTATGAAAAAGCTAATAATATGTAAAATTGTTAAATTAGTTTCAAAAAGTCCAATTGTGGTTCCTTTATGTAAAACCGATTTAAAAATAATAAAACTATTTCCTATTTCATAATCAGTATTAACTATTTTTTTTTCTTTATTTTCTCATTTAAAAATAAATTCTTTTGTTATTAAATCAATTGCTAATAAAAACAAGAACACTAAAAAAAAGATAGTAAGATTTATAACAATTTTTTTTCAATATTGTTTTCAATATTCTTTTGAAAAATATTTTAATTTATTATTTTCCATTAATAACTCTTTCACATCTTTTACATAATTCAAAATCTTTATTAAAATTATCTTCTTGATAATGATTTCAACATCTTAAACATTTTAATGATGGTAAAATTTCAATTTTTGTTTCGCTTCCGATATTAACATTAGCGACCATTAAAAGTTTTGTTAAGGGTAATGATTTAATAAATTCTGAATTTGTAGAAATTTTTACAAAAGCTTCGTTTTGTCTTTTAATTTCTTGAGATTTTATTTTTTCTTCAATAAGTTTATAAATTTGATCTTTTAAATCAAAAAATTCGCTTCATTTTTCTGATTGTTCAAATGTTAATTTTGAATTTAGATTTAATTTTAGTAAATGAACAGATTCAAGTTTGTTAGGTTCGTTAAAGTATTGGTAAACTTCTTCCATTGTTGTAGGCAAAATAGGAGCTAGGATTGTCATTATTGATTTAATTATTTTTGTAAATACTGTTTGTACTTGTCTTCTTTCAAAATCGTTTTTTGAATTTAAATAAAGAATATCTTTTGTAATTGAAATATAGTATGAACTCAAGTCAATAATAAAATTATTAATTTCTTTTATAACATTGACAAATTTATAATTATCATAGAACGATAAGATCTTAGCTTCTAAATTATTTAATTTTTCAATCATTAAAAGATGAATTGAATCAAGATCTACATAATTAAAATCAAAATCTGAAATTGCGCCAAGCATAAACTTAATTGTATTTCTTAATTTACGATATATTTCAACATTTTGGTCAAGAATTTTATTATCAATAGAAATATCTGCTGTATATTCTGAATTAGCAGCTCATAATCTTAGTATATCAGCACCGTATTTTGAAACAACATCAAGAGGATCTACTGTATTACCTAAAGATTTAGACATTTTTCTTCCCTTGCCATCCAATGTAAAACCATGTGATAAAAATGCTTTGAATGGACTTTTATTTCTTCAAGCGACAGAGTTAATCATTGAACTGTTGAATCATCCACGATATTGATCTGATCCTTCTAAATACAAATCAAATGGAGCCTCTAGTCCTTCCGGTTTAACTCCAAGCGATGTTGATCCGGAATCAAATCAAACATCCATAATGTCATTTTCTTTACTAAATCCCTTATTTCTTCATTTTTCAGGTAATAATTCATCAACACTTTTTTCATATCAAATATTTGATCCATTTTCTTCAATTAAATTTATTACATGATCAAAAATTTCTTCTTCTAAAATAGGATTTTTATTTTCGTCATAAAAAACTATAATTGGAACCCCTCAACTTCTTTGTCTTGAAATACATCAGGTATCACGATTTTCGAGCATTAATTCTAAACGAGTTTTAGATCAATCGTTATATGTTTTAACATTTTTAATCTCATTTAAAATGTTATCTTTTATTTTTTTTACTGAAACGAATCATTGCGGTGTTGCACGGTACATAATCGGTAAATGAGTTCTTCAATCATGAGGGTATGAGTGTTTTATCTTTTTAAAACCTAAAAGTAAGTTATTTTCTTCTAAGAATTTTCCAACCAAAGGGTTAGCATCATCATAAAAATTACCGCTAAATTGTAGTGCTTCATTATTTAGCATTCCATCATCATTAACATGCATTATTCTAACTAAATTATTTTTATTACCAATAATAAAGTCATCTTCACCAAATAAAGGAGCCATATGAACTAAACCAGATCCATTTTCTAGAGTAACATGATGACCTTCAACAACTGGACAAATTAATTTATTAATAGGACTTTGATATTGGATATTTAAAAGTTTTGATCCTTCAAAGGCTTCCTCTATTATTTTATATTCTTCTCATTTACATAAATTAGCAACAGATTCAACTAAATCATTTGCTAGAATATAAACTTGATTGTTAACTAAGACTTTTATATATTTAAAATCTTTGTTAATAGCAACACCTGAATTAGCAATTAAAGTTCATGGAGTTGTAGTTCAAATAATTAGATTTTCATTTTCTTTTATTAATTCGTTTCCTTTTGTTATTTTAAATGCAACAAACATCGATGGTGAAATATGGTCAGCATATTCAACTTCAGCTTCTGCTAGCGCTGATTGTGAAGAAGGTGATCAATAAATTGGTTTTAAATCTTTATATATTAATCCTTGAAAAATCATTTTTTTAAACAGTCTTAATTGTTCAGCCTCAAATTTTTTATCAAGAGTAATATAAATTTCTTTAAAATCAGTTAATAATGATAACTTTTCAAATTGAGCTTTTTGTTTTTCTACTTGACTTAATGCGTATTGAGTACAAGCTTTTCTTAAT includes:
- a CDS encoding signal peptidase II; translation: MENNKLKYFSKEYWKQYWKKIVINLTIFFLVFLFLLAIDLITKEFIFKWENKEKKIVNTDYEIGNSFIIFKSVLHKGTTIGLFETNLTILHIISFFIIFASLWATTFIKEKKSIIIVCFLAMVSAGSLGNMIDRFLFLGVRDIINLPWANKGVFNFADIWLVLGGVGTVVSITIINLVNYFKTKKQNNNQ
- a CDS encoding MSC_0619 family F1-like ATPase alpha subunit → MESKKININNPKIISIFGYIVEVSGEFAYEQGQQFVCEQNNDIKLILISATKDRAFLLSNNENKELKINDTIVAVEKYNVFTSNEHFGKVIDIFGNVVLPEKINIKQNAHDPESAMFKLAHKLMSVKTLNEQLYTGFTSIDLLIPIGKGQRELIIGDRQTGKTHIAINVILNQAKTNTKCVYVAIGQKKESISKIYNILKEHNALKNTIIVDAPATSAYEQYLAPYVGMAHAENISLTNDVIVIFDDLTKHANIIREIALLTDKPVGKEAMPGDIFFAHSQLLERAGSFVGRKTITCLPILQTIDGDITSLISSNVISITDGQIVTSADLFSQGILPAININLSVSRTGSSVQNRIMSKVASEVGKIFKQYKRHLKLAVLDYELNKETAALLYKGKMIDKMFIQKGYSLYSNKFVLLMSKLISWTILRGIKDEQKALKFIDILIETNEEAKKAYNTIQTTTNYDDNIMKNFFAYALKQYSDYLNLDWDVEYEHEFIEFSEDYLEQVAKRLGDK
- a CDS encoding phosphoketolase family protein; the protein is MKDNFNKKEYFELMDKWFRAANYLSLAQIYLRNNPLLHTKLTKDDIKLYPIGHWGTIPGQNFIYAHLNRVINKYDLNMFYIEGPGHGGQVMISNSYLDGSYSEIYPEITQDISGIQKMCKRFSFPGGTASHAAPETPGSIHEGGELGYSLSHATGNILDNPDVIAAAVVGDGEAETGPLCAGWFSNSFINPVNDGVVLPILHLNGGKISNPTLLARKPKSEIKKYFEGMGWKPHFFEWSEEKSNLEIHKDMAEMMDLAIEEILAIKKEAKSKGAQNATRPQWPVLIVKTPKGWTCPKEWDGLSIQGSFRAHQVPLPVSAFKTEHIAELEKWLKSYKPEELFDKNGKVLPEIQNLAPKGDKRMATNPITNGGINPKELNLSNWEKFALNINYPGEFKSQDMVELGKYMADTILKNPDNFRVFGPDETKSNRLFALFDVTKRQWLEEVSGEYDEWIGPEGRIIDSQLSEHQAQGFLEGYVLTGRHGFFASYESFLRVVDSMLTQHMKWLKKSLELPWRKDYPSLNIIATSNAFQQDHNGYTHQDPGLLGHLADKRPELIREYLPADSNTLLAVMEKSLKERNTINLIVASKQPREQFFNIEEAKELVEKGYKEIDWASNVKKGEEPDIVFASSGVEPNLETLAAISIVNKHFPNLKIKYVNVVDLLKLRSQDVDPRGLTHEEFDAVFTKDKLVVFAFHGFEGLIRDIFFTRTNHNLVIHGYRENGDITTSFDIRQLSEMDRFHIAKDAIAKLYGSKESWFLDLMDAKIQEHKDYIHEFGYDMPEVVEWKWKNINK
- the ileS gene encoding isoleucine--tRNA ligase, which translates into the protein MEEKNKDYKNTLLMPQTDFSMKANLAEKENLYQKKWKEINLYQKILLSNKGNKSFVLHDGPPYANGNIHVGHALNKILKDIIVRYKNMQGFFSPFVPGWDTHGLPIEHKMLLERKMTAKDFSVFELRKACTQYALSQVEKQKAQFEKLSLLTDFKEIYITLDKKFEAEQLRLFKKMIFQGLIYKDLKPIYWSPSSQSALAEAEVEYADHISPSMFVAFKITKGNELIKENENLIIWTTTPWTLIANSGVAINKDFKYIKVLVNNQVYILANDLVESVANLCKWEEYKIIEEAFEGSKLLNIQYQSPINKLICPVVEGHHVTLENGSGLVHMAPLFGEDDFIIGNKNNLVRIMHVNDDGMLNNEALQFSGNFYDDANPLVGKFLEENNLLLGFKKIKHSYPHDWRTHLPIMYRATPQWFVSVKKIKDNILNEIKNVKTYNDWSKTRLELMLENRDTWCISRQRSWGVPIIVFYDENKNPILEEEIFDHVINLIEENGSNIWYEKSVDELLPEKWRNKGFSKENDIMDVWFDSGSTSLGVKPEGLEAPFDLYLEGSDQYRGWFNSSMINSVAWRNKSPFKAFLSHGFTLDGKGRKMSKSLGNTVDPLDVVSKYGADILRLWAANSEYTADISIDNKILDQNVEIYRKLRNTIKFMLGAISDFDFNYVDLDSIHLLMIEKLNNLEAKILSFYDNYKFVNVIKEINNFIIDLSSYYISITKDILYLNSKNDFERRQVQTVFTKIIKSIMTILAPILPTTMEEVYQYFNEPNKLESVHLLKLNLNSKLTFEQSEKWSEFFDLKDQIYKLIEEKIKSQEIKRQNEAFVKISTNSEFIKSLPLTKLLMVANVNIGSETKIEILPSLKCLRCWNHYQEDNFNKDFELCKRCERVINGK
- the rpmE gene encoding 50S ribosomal protein L31, giving the protein MKKEIHPKYAEIKATCSSCNSEFIFGSTAEKVTLDVCSNCHAFYTGNRTDVKARGRVERFNKILEKSKK
- a CDS encoding MSC_0618 family F1-like ATPase beta subunit; its protein translation is MMGKIIKLWSDVVEIKFNKKDLPLVNQLLTTNNGMTYLLVKRIIDEETIRAIIIYSSKEININDEIVNTKKSFMVPVGSESKNNIYSFEGKPLLEDRKTKPKYIEMNSIINNERYLDNKLEVIETGIKAIDFFMPIIKGYKLGIFGGAGVGKTVLMKEIIFNVNKKSTKTSNIFIGSGERSREAIELFNELESSNLMKDSAMYISKMNESPGARMSIVPIGITAAEYLRDYEKGNVLLFIDNIYRFVQAENEVSASLGKKPSVGGYQSTLESDVANIENRLFKNKNGSITSFQTIFLPMDDLSDPSAVAVFNHLDGNLVLSRNQTAKNIFPAFDPLASSSNSVDEKIIGKKHFDAILETKRILKAYKDLEDVIMILGFDELDEQSKITVKKALQLENFFTQNFFMTEHFTKSPGVYVSLDETVESVQRILDGKYIKQTPEIFAYVGSNLNIPTDEELGL